The Polyangiaceae bacterium genome includes the window CGCGTCGGGCTGGGCTTGCAGGGGCGTGCCCGGCGTCGCACCACCGAGCATGCCGGGGGGTAGCAATCCGGGCGGAATCAACTGCTGCAGACCTTGGGCGCCAGCTTGAACCCACTGCTGGATCTCCGGAGGCAACCCAGGGATGGCGCCTGGCTGCGCGGTGGGCTGAGCTGCCGCCGGCGGTTCGTAGTTCTGCAGGCGGAACGCCGTCGCTTGGGAGGTCTTCAGCGTGTCGAACGGAGCGGCGGGCTTGCCAGCACAGCCGGTCCCGAGCGCGAGCAGGCCGACGACGCAGCCAGCCTTCAGCGCACGCGACAGTGCCGAACGTCCACGTGAGGTTTTGTTGGCGGGGCTAACTTCAGGGCTTGTGGTCATGGTCTCCTCGAAAGTGCGGTCCTATACGACTTTAGACGAAAGCTATAGAACGGGACTTCAAGCGTGAAAACAATACTGATTTCCGGGGGTACCGGGTTTGTAGGTGGCGAATTGGTCGCTCGGCTCACGGGCCGTGGCGATCGTGTCCTGGTGCTGACTCGAAACAAGACAGCCAAACGGGCAGCGGATCTCCCCGCGGGTGCCGAACTCGTGGAGTGGGACCCGTACCATGCAGGAGACTGGTTCCGCCATGTGGCCGGCTGCGACGCAGTGGTCCATTTGGCGGGGGAGCCCGTGATCGGGACCCGCTGGAACGAGGCCTTCAAGCGCCGTGTGATGGACAGCCGCGTCGTTCCCGCCAAGTTGCTCGTGGAAGCGATCGAGCGCGCGCCGAGCCGTCCTGCAGTCTTCGTCACTGCCTCGGGCGTCGGCTACTACGGGGACACTCAGAGTCCGTGCCCCGAGGACGCTCCGGCGGGAGAAGACTTCCTGGCGAAGGTGACTATTGCTTGGGAGGGCGCGGCTCAGCGCGCGGAGCAGCTCGGGGTACGCGTCGTGCGTGCCCGCCTGGGCATCGTATTCGGCGCCAACGGGGGCGCGCTGGAACAGATGGTCAAGCCTTTCAAGTTGTTCGCCGGTGGCCCAATCGGGAGCGGCGACCAGATTGTCTCGTGGATCCATCTCACCGACTGCGTGCGCATGCTGATGCGCGCGATCGACGACGCCGAGCTGAGCGGGCCTATCAACGTGACCGCACCCGAGCCGGTGTCGAATGCCGAGCTCGCCGACTGCATTGGAAGCGTGTTGCACCGCCCGAGCAGCGT containing:
- a CDS encoding TIGR01777 family protein, which translates into the protein MLISGGTGFVGGELVARLTGRGDRVLVLTRNKTAKRAADLPAGAELVEWDPYHAGDWFRHVAGCDAVVHLAGEPVIGTRWNEAFKRRVMDSRVVPAKLLVEAIERAPSRPAVFVTASGVGYYGDTQSPCPEDAPAGEDFLAKVTIAWEGAAQRAEQLGVRVVRARLGIVFGANGGALEQMVKPFKLFAGGPIGSGDQIVSWIHLTDCVRMLMRAIDDAELSGPINVTAPEPVSNAELADCIGSVLHRPSSVKVPAFALKLRFGEGATPLLTGQRAIPRAMQQRGFEWTYPKLEGALRAALA